The Populus trichocarpa isolate Nisqually-1 chromosome 2, P.trichocarpa_v4.1, whole genome shotgun sequence genome has a window encoding:
- the LOC7467800 gene encoding protein GIGANTEA — MASSSSERWIDGLQFSSLFCPPPQDAQQRKAQITAYVEYFGQCTSEQFPDDIAELIRNRYPSKDKHLFDDVLAMFVLHHPEHGHAVVLPIISCIIDGTLVYDGSSPPFASFISLVCPSSENEYSEQWALACGEILRILTHYNRPIYKLEKQNSETDRSSSDGNSTSIESEGKSSTIPLVQQERKPFRPLSPWITDILLAAPLGIRSDYFRWCSGVMGKYAAGELKPPTTTSSRGSGKHPQLVPSTPRWAVANGAGVILSVCDEEVARYETATLTAVAVPALLLPPPTTALDEHLVAGLPALEPYACLFHRYYAIATPSATQRLLLGLLEAPPSWAPDALDAAVQLVELLRAAEDHASGIRLPRNWMHLHFLRAIGTAMSMRAGIAADAAAALLFRILSQPALLFPPLRQVEGVEVQHEPLVGYLSSYRKQIEVPAAEATIEATAQGIASMLCAHGPEVEWRICTIWEAAYGLIPLSSSAVDLPEIIVATPLQPPILSWNLYIPLLKVLEYLPRGSPSEACLMKIFVATVEAILQRTFPPESSRAQTRKTRYLSSLWPASKNLAVAELRTMVHSLFLESCASVELASRLLFVVLTVCASHEARSNGSKRPRGEENNPPDDGTEDSQSTSETPRNIKSRRTKKQGPVAAFDSYVLAAVCALACELQMFPFVSRGSNHSTSKHAQTVAKPAKLNGSVSEFQTSLDSASHHTHRILAILEALFSLKPSSIGTSWSYSSTEIVAAAMVAAHVSELFRRSKACMHALSVLMRCKWDNEIYTRASSLYNLIDIHSKAVASIVNKAEPLGAHLHTPVWKDSLMCFDGNKQNRSASTVCFNSGQSSVLQYEELVHSETKLKCERASHSEEGSGSTSGKGIAGFPFDASDLANFLTMDRHIGFNCSAQVLLRSVLPEKQELCFSVVSLLWHKLIASPETQPCAESTSAQQGWRQVVDALCNVVSASPAKAATAVVLQAERELQPWIAKDDDDLGQKMWRVNQRIVKLIVELMRNHDTSESLVILASSSDLLLRATDGMLVDGEACTLPQLELLEATARAVQPVLEWGESGLAVADGLSNILKCRLPATIRCLSHPSAHVRALSTSVLRDILQTGSIKPSSKQGDRNGIHGPSYQYFSLDKIDWQADIEKCLTWEARSRLATGMPIHHLDTAAKELGCTISI, encoded by the exons ATGGCTAGTTCTTCTTCTGAGAGGTGGATTGATGGTCTTCAATTCTCTTCATTGTTTTGTCCCCCTCCTCAAGATGCCCAGCAAAGAAAG GCACAAATTACTGCTTATGTGGAGTACTTTGGGCAGTGCACATCGGAACAGTTTCCCGATGACATTGCCGAG CTGATCCGCAATCGTTATCCATCAAAAGACAAACACCTATTTGATGATGTTTTGG CCATGTTTGTCCTTCATCATCCGGAGCATGGACATGCTGTTGTTCTTCCAATTATTTCATGTATTATAGATGGTACACTAGTTTATGATGGGAGCAGCCCTCCATTTGCTTCTTTCATTTCCCTAGTCTGCCCTAGCAGCGAG AATGAATATTCTGAACAATGGGCTCTGGCGTGTGGAGAGATTTTGCGGATTTTAACTCATTACAATCGCCCAATTTACAAGCTGGAAAAACAGAATAGTGAAACAGACAGAAGCAGCAGTGATGGCAATTCTACAAGTATTGAATCAGAAGGGAAATCCTCCACCATACCTCTGGTACAACAAGAGAGGAAACCTTTCAGGCCCCTGTCTCCCTGGATCACTGACATATTGCTTGCTGCACCTCTGGGTATCAGAAGTGACTACTTTCGTTG GTGCAGTGGTGTTATGGGTAAATATGCTGCTGGAGAGCTCAAGCCACCAACAACca CTTCTTCTCGCGGGTCAGGAAAGCATCCTCAGCTGGTGCCATCAACTCCAAGGTGGGCTGTGGCAAATGGTGCTGGGGTTATATTAAGTGTGTGCGATGAGGAAGTTGCTCGTTATGAGACTGCTACATTAACTGCGGTAGCTGTTCCTGCACTTCTACTCCCTCCTCCAACAACAGCTTTGGATGAGCATTTAGTTGCTGGGTTACCTGCTCTTGAGCCATATGCATGTTTATTTCACCG GTATTACGCCATTGCAACTCCAAGTGCCACTCAACGACTTCTTCTTGGACTTCTTGAAGCACCGCCATCATGGGCTCCCGACGCTCTTGATGCTGCTGTACAACTTGTGGAACTCCTTCGAGCTGCTGAAGATCATGCATCTGGCATAAGG CTTCCCCGGAATTGGATGCACTTGCATTTCTTGCGTGCAATAGGGACTGCAATGTCCATGAGAGCAGGTATAGCAGCTGATGCTGCTGCAGCTTTACTTTTCCGCATCCTCTCGCAGCCTGCATTGCTTTTTCCGCCACTAAGGCAAGTGGAAGGGGTGGAAGTTCAACATGAACCTTTGGTTGGTTATCTTTCAAGCTACAGGAAGCAG ATAGAAGTGCCTGCAGCTGAAGCGACTATTGAAGCAACTGCCCAGGGAATTGCATCAATGCTATGTGCCCATGGACCTGAGGTTGAATGGAGAATTTGTACCATTTGGGAAGCTGCTTACGGTCTGATTCCTTTAAGTTCCTCAGCAGTTGATCTTCCTGAAATCATAGTTGCAACACCATTGCAACCTCCAATATTGTCATGGAATCTGTATATACCTCTCCTTAAGGTCCTGGAATATCTTCCTCGTGGAAGTCCTTCTGAAGCATGCCTAATGAAGATATTTGTTGCCACAGTGGAAGCAATTCTTCAGAGAACATTTCCACCAGAGTCTTCTAGAGCACAGACCCGAAAAACAAGATATCTTTCTAGCTTATGGCCTGCCTCCAAAAACCTTGCTGTGGCAGAGCTTCGTACAATGGTCCACTCTCTCTTTCTAGAATCATGTGCCTCTGTAGAGCTTGCATCAAGGCTACTATTTGTTGTGTTAACTGTGTGTGCCAGCCATGAAGCTCGTTCCAATGGCAGCAAGAGACCAAGAGGTGAAGAAAACAATCCTCCTGATGATGGCACAGAGGACTCACAATCGACATCTGAAACGCCAAGAAACATCAAATCTAGAAGGACGAAGAAACAAGGTCCAGTTGcagcatttgattcttatgttCTGGCTGCTGTATGTGCTCTGGCTTGTGAGCTTCAAATGTTCCCCTTTGTTTCCAGGGGGAGTAATCATTCAACTTCTAAGCATGCACAGACTGTAGCCAAGCCTGCAAAACTAAATGGATCTGTTAGTGAGTTCCAAACTAGTCTCGACTCTGCAAGCCATCATACTCACAGAATTTTAGCTATTTTGGAGGCACTTTTTTCTCTGAAACCATCTTCTATTGGAACATCTTGGAGTTATAGTTCAACTGAGATAGTAGCTGCAGCTATGGTTGCTGCTCATGTTTCTGAACTATTTAGACGTTCAAAGGCTTGCATGCATGCGCTCTCTGTTCTGATGCGATGCAAGTGGGATAATGAAATTTACACTAGGGCATCCTCACTATATAACCTCATTGATATTCACAGTAAGGCTGTTGCATCCATAGTTAACAAGGCTGAGCCATTAGGAGCACACTTGCATACACCAGTTTGGAAAGATTCTCTTATGTGTTTTGATGGTAACAAGCAAAATAGAAGTGCAAGCACAGTCTGCTTTAATTCAGGGCAATCATCTGTCCTTCAATACGAAGAATTAGTTCATTCAGAAACTAAACTTAAATGTGAGAGAGCATCACATTCAGAAGAAGGCTCTGGAAGCACCTCGGGGAAAGGTATTGCGGGATTCCCCTTTGATGCTTCAGATTTGGCCAATTTCTTAACAATGGACAGGCATATTGGATTTAATTGCAGTGCACAAGTTCTATTAAGATCAGTGCTTCCAGAGAAGCAAGAGTTATGTTTCTCTGTTGTTTCTCTGTTGTGGCACAAGCTAATTGCATCACCTGAAACTCAACCTTGTGCAGAAAGCACTTCTGCTCAACAAGGATGGAGACAG GTTGTGGACGCACTATGCAATGTTGTATCAGCATCGCCAGCAAAAGCAGCTACAGCAGTTGTTCTTCAG GCGGAGAGGGAATTGCAACCTTGGATTGCcaaagatgatgatgatttagGTCAGAAGATGTGGAGAGTCAATCAGCGCATCGTCAAGTTGATTGTTGAGCTGATGAGAAATCATGATACCTCAGAATCTTTGGTAATTTTGGCTAGTTCATCAGATCTACTTTTACGTGCCACAGATGGGATGCTTGTTGATGGAGAAGCATGCACTTTACCACAGCTTGAG CTACTGGAAGCAACAGCTAGAGCAGTTCAGCCAGTGCTGGAGTGGGGAGAGTCTGGACTTGCGGTTGCAGATGGCCTTTCAAACATCTTAAAG TGTCGTCTACCAGCTACTATCCGATGCCTTTCTCATCCAAGCGCTCATGTCCGTGCTCTGAGCACATCTGTTCTTCGTGATATTCTTCAAACTGGCTCAATAAAACCCTCTTCCAAGCAAGGGGACAGGAATGGAATCCATGGACCCTCTTATCAATATTTCAGCCTGGATAAAATCGACTGGCAAGCTGATATTGAAAAGTGCTTAACCTGGGAAGCTCGTAGCCGACTTGCCACAGGAATGCCCATTCATCATCTTGACACTGCTGCCAAGGAGTTAGGCTGTACTATTTCCATTTGA